The Myxococcales bacterium DNA segment AATGGATGCGAGAGGAAAGTTGATAAAAAGTTTTAGCAAGAATGGCCGCCTTGATCCGGAAGGCTACATGACCGGAATGCTGATGAAGGTGGATTCAGAAAACAGGATCACCACCAACGTAAATACGGCTAAAATGCCGCTGTTCGGAGAGGCTAGAATTCTAAGATACAGTGAGAGGGGCCTCCTGGACAAGAGTTTCGGAGGCGGAAAAGGCATGATAGAGATGGATAGTGCCTGCGCTACTAATTTCAGACCGTCAGTGGCGTATCTGGGAGCCTTGGCGGAGTACGGCGGAAAGTTTATAGGTATAGGAGGGGGCGCGAATGACTTTGAAAGCAGCTTCGCCAACTTAATGGGATTCATGTGCATATTCAATGAGGACGGGGATCTCGAGAGATCGATGTTCGAGGATGGCTTCCACTACGGCCCGCCATCATCATTCCCTATGTGGCTCGACATAGACTCCCTTGGCAGGGTCCTGATCGGCTATCAAGTTATAAATCCGGAACTCGAGATAACTGAAATAAGGGTCTTGAGATACAAATAGTTGAACTTTAGATTGCTCGATTCCAGGAGGGCGCGAAAAAAAATCGCGCCCTTTTTTATACCCAAAAGGACAGGATCGCTAAAAATCACGAGATGGAAAGAAAATATCCGCACCTTACCTGCGAGAAAATACAAGACCATATCATATCGCGTCTAACCACCCGTTTTAAAACCTTTTTATATGGACTTTTCAATTGCTCCATCATAATGGGCAGGTGGAGGACTCTGCGTTCTGTTTGGCTTCACGCCGGAGGGGGGTGATTTTTTCTGCGCTGCTCGACATTTTTTTGAACCAAATTAAAATCCAAACTGAAAAGGAGGAATAATGGCAGTACAACATAAGATCATCTACACCATAGTGGATGAAGCCCCCGCTCTCGCAACATATTCGTTTCTGCCTATTGTAAAATCATTTGCAAAAACAGCTGGGATTCCCGTTGAAACGAGAGACATATCGCTCGCAGGAAGAATTCTCGCAAAATTTCCGGAATACTTAAACGAAGCTCAACGCGTTTCAGATGATCTGAGCGAACTCGGAGATCTGGTAAAAAAACCTGAAGCTAACGTTATAAAACTTCCAAACATCAGCGCCTCGATTCCTCAGCTAAAAGCCGCGATCAAAGAACTTCAAAAACAGGGATACAATCTTCCAGACTACCCTGAAATACCTAATGATGACAAAGACAAGGATATCAAAGAAAGATACGACAAGATCAAGGGAAGCGCTGTCAACCCGGTCCTCAGAGAGGGAAATTCCAGCAGGAGGGCTCCTCTCTCCGTGAAAAACTATGCCAAGAAGCACCCTCATTCGATGGGCGAGTGGCGCAGGGATTCAAAAGCTCATGTCGCGCACATGACAAGCGGAGATTTTCGTTCCAATGAAAAATCCATGACGCTGACCAAGGAAGACGCAGGAGATGCAAGAATAGAATTCGTAGGCGCGGATGGCGCCATTAAAGTTCTAAAGCCCAAGCTTCCACTTCTCGAAGGAGAGGTTATAGACGCGACCTTCATGAGCAAGATCGCTCTTAGAAAATTTTTCGAGGAGCAGCTCGACGACGCCAAGAAGTCTGACGTTTTATTTTCCCTGCACCTGAAGGCGACGATGATGAAGGTATCCGATCCTATCATCTTCGGACACGCGATATCGGTTTTCTTCAAGGACGTCTTTGAAAAACACGCGTCAACATTCGCCACGCTGGGCGTCAATCCCGACAATGGCCTTGGTGACTTGTATGCAAAACTTGAAAAGCTCCCGAAAGAAACCCGATCGATCATAGAAGCAGATATAGTTTCCACTTATCAAAATCGCCCAAGGCTGGCGATGGTGAACTCCAAGAAGGGAATCACCAACCTGCACGTCCCCAGCGATGTCATAGTAGATGCATCCATGCCTGCGGCCATAAGGGAATCCGGAAAAATGTGGGACGCAGACGGCAAGCTTCACGAAGCCAAGATGGTAATACCGGATAGCAGTTACGCGGTGGTCTACAAAGCCGTCGTTGAGTTCTGCAAAGCCAATGGCGCATTCGATCCTAGGACGATGGGAAGCGTTTCAAACGTAGGTCTCATGGCGCAGAAGGCCGAGGAATACGGCTCCCACGA contains these protein-coding regions:
- a CDS encoding NADP-dependent isocitrate dehydrogenase; translation: MAVQHKIIYTIVDEAPALATYSFLPIVKSFAKTAGIPVETRDISLAGRILAKFPEYLNEAQRVSDDLSELGDLVKKPEANVIKLPNISASIPQLKAAIKELQKQGYNLPDYPEIPNDDKDKDIKERYDKIKGSAVNPVLREGNSSRRAPLSVKNYAKKHPHSMGEWRRDSKAHVAHMTSGDFRSNEKSMTLTKEDAGDARIEFVGADGAIKVLKPKLPLLEGEVIDATFMSKIALRKFFEEQLDDAKKSDVLFSLHLKATMMKVSDPIIFGHAISVFFKDVFEKHASTFATLGVNPDNGLGDLYAKLEKLPKETRSIIEADIVSTYQNRPRLAMVNSKKGITNLHVPSDVIVDASMPAAIRESGKMWDADGKLHEAKMVIPDSSYAVVYKAVVEFCKANGAFDPRTMGSVSNVGLMAQKAEEYGSHDKTFLCREAGTVRVVSKSGKTLLEQNVEGGDLFRMCQAKDLPIRDWVKLAVTRARESGSPAVFWLDKERPHDVELIKKVNSYLKDHDTNGLEIHIMSPVDATIFSCQRLKEGKDTISVTGNVLRDYLTDLFPILELGTSAKMLSIVPLMEGGKLFETGAGGSAPKHVQQFLEEGHLRWDSLGEFLALAASLEFMGQKTNSIKASVLAEALEKATGKFLENNKSPGRKVHELDNRGSHFYLTMYWAEALAEQHRDVDLRSKFKELADALHENEGKILIELNSAQGKPVDIGGYYRPNKDLASKAMQPSETFNSIMGAL